The following proteins are co-located in the Takifugu flavidus isolate HTHZ2018 chromosome 16, ASM371156v2, whole genome shotgun sequence genome:
- the LOC130539671 gene encoding ankyrin repeat and SOCS box protein 2-like isoform X2 gives MPLKGFSPSGWSRCCLMTARSGLSNRHRLFGERTPGRCWPLRLDHTSPAVMIAVSRSRSLYHRLNSDVKDTLAVFSLYGSDTSTVNLSRDDDDPLVCAIRRGDLKAFNDVATSAAHRLLKENKDGWMPLHDAAFCGQTECLKTILKAHPGLVDKRTLQEQTALLLAVSCEHLSCARCLLEGGADPDISSKNKETPLYKACELENMDMVRLILSYGATVNQRCAQGWTALHEAVSRDNTEICETLIRAGASINPPNTYSIAPLTVAAQRGQMRALCHLIEKGADVNAQACDGVTALYEASKNGHREAVSVLLSKNADANKSTTAGLLPLHAAAQHGDHQIVSLLVPVTSRARLRHSCVSPLHLAAERNRHAAAAVLLKTGADVNATLACSRSLLYADRRATALYIAVASGGTETAEVLLNAGASLTLDPVSPLLMAVRQGSVRSVSLLLERGADANARISSFTTFPTAVALCMNNRPLLKCLLDHGCDALSCFSCTRGRAPHTGPEESQPGNLNGGHIFHSVNCGEPPGRPMQFCEWISTADMRQWAGPVLELLLQHVAQVQLCGRLLELLDSREEWHAVKRTTLSPRTLQHLCRLQIRTQMGRYRLKWVRSLPLPDRLIRYLSLAE, from the exons ATGCCCTTAAAAGGCTTCTCTCCCTCTGGCTGGAGCCGCTGCTGTCTGATGACTGCCA gatCTGGCCTGAGCAACCGCCACCGTTTGTTTGGAGAGAGGACCCCAGGACGCTGCTGGCCACTCCGGCTGGACCACACGTCTCCCGCTGTGATGATTGCAGTCAGCAGATCCAGGTCTCTGTACCACAGGCTGAACAGCGATGTTAAAGACACACTGGCTGTCTTCTCCCTTTATGGCTCAGACACCTCAACAGTAAATCTGTCCAG GGACGATGATGACCCGCTGGTCTGTGCCATCAGGCGGGGGGACCTGAAGGCTTTCAATGATGTGGCAACATCCGCCGCTCACCGCCTACTGAAGGAGAACAAAGATGGTTGGATGCCCTTGCATGATGCCGCCTTCTGTGGGCAGACAGAGTGTCTGAAGACAATCCTGAAGG CTCACCCAGGCTTGGTCGACAAGCGCACGCTGCAGGAGCAGACGGCGTTGCTGCTCGCAGTGTCATGTGAACACTTGTCATGTGCGCGGTGTCTTCTGGAGGGGGGCGCCGACCCCGACATTAGCAGCAAGAACAAAGAAACCCCTTTGTACAAAG CCTGTGAGCTGGAAAACATGGACATGGTGCGGCTGATTCTGTCGTACGGGGCTACTGTAAACCAACGCTGCGCGCAGGGTTGGACAGCCCTCCATGAGGCCGTGTCCAGGGACAACACAGAGATCTGTGAGACACTGATAAGAGCCGGAGCCTCAATCAACCCCCCCAATACCTACAGCATCGCGCCGCTCACTGTCGCCGctcagagaggacagatgagagcgCTGTGTCACCTCATTGAGAAAG GCGCAGACGTGAACGCGCAGGCATGTGATGGGGTCACGGCGCTGTATGAGGCCAGCAAAAACGGCCACAGGGAAGCCGTCTCGGTGTTGTTGTCCAAAAATGCGGACGCCAACAAATCCACCACGGCAGGACTGCTGCCGCTGCACGCTGCCGCCCAGCACGGAGACCACCA GATTGTGTCCCTGCTTGTCCCGGTGACAAGTCGAGCCAGGCTCCGCCACAGCTGCGTCAGCCCGCTCCACCTGGCAGCAGAGCGCAACAGGCACGCGGCGGCAGCTGTGCTGCTGAAGACAGGTGCGGACGTAAACGCCACGCTGGCCTGCAGCCGCTCCCTGCTGTACGCTGATCGGCGCGCCACGGCCCTCTACATCGCGGTCGCCAGCGGCGGCACAGAGACGGCAGAGGTGCTGCTGAATGCCGGCGCCAGcctgacccttgaccccgtCAGTCCCTTACTGATGGCGGTCCGGCAGGGCTCCGTCAGAAGCGTCTCCTTGCTGCTGGAGCGAGGGGCCGACGCCAACGCCAGGATCTCCTCTTTCACCACTTTCCCCACAGCTGTCGCCCTCTGCATGAACAATCGACCTCTTCTGAAGTGTCTTTTGGACCACGGCTGCGACGCCCTGTCCTGCTTCTCATGCACACGAGGACGTGCTCCTCACACGGGACCCGAAGAATCCCAGCCAGGAAACCTCAATGGCGGACATATTTTTCACAGCGTAAACTGCGGCGAGCCGCCAGGGAGGCCGATGCAG TTCTGCGAGTGGATCTCGACGGCGGACATGCGGCAGTGGGCAGGACcagtcctggagctgctgctgcagcacgtggCTCAGGTTCAGCTGTGCGGCaggctcctggagctgctggacagccGGGAAGAATGGCACGCCGTGAAGCGGACGACAC TGTCGCCCCGGACActgcagcacctctgcaggTTACAGATACGGACCCAGATGGGCAGATACAGACTGAAGTGGGTCAGGAGCCTGCCTCTGCCAGACAGACTGATCAGATACCTCAGCCTGGCTGAGTGA
- the LOC130539671 gene encoding ankyrin repeat and SOCS box protein 2-like isoform X4, producing the protein MTKFSYSEYLSQFRSAGGKFSNAQSRLRGDRSGEERDVTEPEDDDDPLVCAIRRGDLKAFNDVATSAAHRLLKENKDGWMPLHDAAFCGQTECLKTILKAHPGLVDKRTLQEQTALLLAVSCEHLSCARCLLEGGADPDISSKNKETPLYKACELENMDMVRLILSYGATVNQRCAQGWTALHEAVSRDNTEICETLIRAGASINPPNTYSIAPLTVAAQRGQMRALCHLIEKGADVNAQACDGVTALYEASKNGHREAVSVLLSKNADANKSTTAGLLPLHAAAQHGDHQIVSLLVPVTSRARLRHSCVSPLHLAAERNRHAAAAVLLKTGADVNATLACSRSLLYADRRATALYIAVASGGTETAEVLLNAGASLTLDPVSPLLMAVRQGSVRSVSLLLERGADANARISSFTTFPTAVALCMNNRPLLKCLLDHGCDALSCFSCTRGRAPHTGPEESQPGNLNGGHIFHSVNCGEPPGRPMQFCEWISTADMRQWAGPVLELLLQHVAQVQLCGRLLELLDSREEWHAVKRTTLSPRTLQHLCRLQIRTQMGRYRLKWVRSLPLPDRLIRYLSLAE; encoded by the exons ATGACCAAATTCAGCTATTCCGAGTACCTGTCTCAGTTCCGTAGTGCGGGAGGCAAATTTAGTAACGCTCAGTCGCGACTGAGAGGAGACAGAtcgggggaggagagagacgtAACGGAGCCGGA GGACGATGATGACCCGCTGGTCTGTGCCATCAGGCGGGGGGACCTGAAGGCTTTCAATGATGTGGCAACATCCGCCGCTCACCGCCTACTGAAGGAGAACAAAGATGGTTGGATGCCCTTGCATGATGCCGCCTTCTGTGGGCAGACAGAGTGTCTGAAGACAATCCTGAAGG CTCACCCAGGCTTGGTCGACAAGCGCACGCTGCAGGAGCAGACGGCGTTGCTGCTCGCAGTGTCATGTGAACACTTGTCATGTGCGCGGTGTCTTCTGGAGGGGGGCGCCGACCCCGACATTAGCAGCAAGAACAAAGAAACCCCTTTGTACAAAG CCTGTGAGCTGGAAAACATGGACATGGTGCGGCTGATTCTGTCGTACGGGGCTACTGTAAACCAACGCTGCGCGCAGGGTTGGACAGCCCTCCATGAGGCCGTGTCCAGGGACAACACAGAGATCTGTGAGACACTGATAAGAGCCGGAGCCTCAATCAACCCCCCCAATACCTACAGCATCGCGCCGCTCACTGTCGCCGctcagagaggacagatgagagcgCTGTGTCACCTCATTGAGAAAG GCGCAGACGTGAACGCGCAGGCATGTGATGGGGTCACGGCGCTGTATGAGGCCAGCAAAAACGGCCACAGGGAAGCCGTCTCGGTGTTGTTGTCCAAAAATGCGGACGCCAACAAATCCACCACGGCAGGACTGCTGCCGCTGCACGCTGCCGCCCAGCACGGAGACCACCA GATTGTGTCCCTGCTTGTCCCGGTGACAAGTCGAGCCAGGCTCCGCCACAGCTGCGTCAGCCCGCTCCACCTGGCAGCAGAGCGCAACAGGCACGCGGCGGCAGCTGTGCTGCTGAAGACAGGTGCGGACGTAAACGCCACGCTGGCCTGCAGCCGCTCCCTGCTGTACGCTGATCGGCGCGCCACGGCCCTCTACATCGCGGTCGCCAGCGGCGGCACAGAGACGGCAGAGGTGCTGCTGAATGCCGGCGCCAGcctgacccttgaccccgtCAGTCCCTTACTGATGGCGGTCCGGCAGGGCTCCGTCAGAAGCGTCTCCTTGCTGCTGGAGCGAGGGGCCGACGCCAACGCCAGGATCTCCTCTTTCACCACTTTCCCCACAGCTGTCGCCCTCTGCATGAACAATCGACCTCTTCTGAAGTGTCTTTTGGACCACGGCTGCGACGCCCTGTCCTGCTTCTCATGCACACGAGGACGTGCTCCTCACACGGGACCCGAAGAATCCCAGCCAGGAAACCTCAATGGCGGACATATTTTTCACAGCGTAAACTGCGGCGAGCCGCCAGGGAGGCCGATGCAG TTCTGCGAGTGGATCTCGACGGCGGACATGCGGCAGTGGGCAGGACcagtcctggagctgctgctgcagcacgtggCTCAGGTTCAGCTGTGCGGCaggctcctggagctgctggacagccGGGAAGAATGGCACGCCGTGAAGCGGACGACAC TGTCGCCCCGGACActgcagcacctctgcaggTTACAGATACGGACCCAGATGGGCAGATACAGACTGAAGTGGGTCAGGAGCCTGCCTCTGCCAGACAGACTGATCAGATACCTCAGCCTGGCTGAGTGA
- the LOC130539671 gene encoding ankyrin repeat and SOCS box protein 2-like isoform X5, whose product MIAVSRSRSLYHRLNSDVKDTLAVFSLYGSDTSTVNLSRDDDDPLVCAIRRGDLKAFNDVATSAAHRLLKENKDGWMPLHDAAFCGQTECLKTILKAHPGLVDKRTLQEQTALLLAVSCEHLSCARCLLEGGADPDISSKNKETPLYKACELENMDMVRLILSYGATVNQRCAQGWTALHEAVSRDNTEICETLIRAGASINPPNTYSIAPLTVAAQRGQMRALCHLIEKGADVNAQACDGVTALYEASKNGHREAVSVLLSKNADANKSTTAGLLPLHAAAQHGDHQIVSLLVPVTSRARLRHSCVSPLHLAAERNRHAAAAVLLKTGADVNATLACSRSLLYADRRATALYIAVASGGTETAEVLLNAGASLTLDPVSPLLMAVRQGSVRSVSLLLERGADANARISSFTTFPTAVALCMNNRPLLKCLLDHGCDALSCFSCTRGRAPHTGPEESQPGNLNGGHIFHSVNCGEPPGRPMQFCEWISTADMRQWAGPVLELLLQHVAQVQLCGRLLELLDSREEWHAVKRTTLSPRTLQHLCRLQIRTQMGRYRLKWVRSLPLPDRLIRYLSLAE is encoded by the exons ATGATTGCAGTCAGCAGATCCAGGTCTCTGTACCACAGGCTGAACAGCGATGTTAAAGACACACTGGCTGTCTTCTCCCTTTATGGCTCAGACACCTCAACAGTAAATCTGTCCAG GGACGATGATGACCCGCTGGTCTGTGCCATCAGGCGGGGGGACCTGAAGGCTTTCAATGATGTGGCAACATCCGCCGCTCACCGCCTACTGAAGGAGAACAAAGATGGTTGGATGCCCTTGCATGATGCCGCCTTCTGTGGGCAGACAGAGTGTCTGAAGACAATCCTGAAGG CTCACCCAGGCTTGGTCGACAAGCGCACGCTGCAGGAGCAGACGGCGTTGCTGCTCGCAGTGTCATGTGAACACTTGTCATGTGCGCGGTGTCTTCTGGAGGGGGGCGCCGACCCCGACATTAGCAGCAAGAACAAAGAAACCCCTTTGTACAAAG CCTGTGAGCTGGAAAACATGGACATGGTGCGGCTGATTCTGTCGTACGGGGCTACTGTAAACCAACGCTGCGCGCAGGGTTGGACAGCCCTCCATGAGGCCGTGTCCAGGGACAACACAGAGATCTGTGAGACACTGATAAGAGCCGGAGCCTCAATCAACCCCCCCAATACCTACAGCATCGCGCCGCTCACTGTCGCCGctcagagaggacagatgagagcgCTGTGTCACCTCATTGAGAAAG GCGCAGACGTGAACGCGCAGGCATGTGATGGGGTCACGGCGCTGTATGAGGCCAGCAAAAACGGCCACAGGGAAGCCGTCTCGGTGTTGTTGTCCAAAAATGCGGACGCCAACAAATCCACCACGGCAGGACTGCTGCCGCTGCACGCTGCCGCCCAGCACGGAGACCACCA GATTGTGTCCCTGCTTGTCCCGGTGACAAGTCGAGCCAGGCTCCGCCACAGCTGCGTCAGCCCGCTCCACCTGGCAGCAGAGCGCAACAGGCACGCGGCGGCAGCTGTGCTGCTGAAGACAGGTGCGGACGTAAACGCCACGCTGGCCTGCAGCCGCTCCCTGCTGTACGCTGATCGGCGCGCCACGGCCCTCTACATCGCGGTCGCCAGCGGCGGCACAGAGACGGCAGAGGTGCTGCTGAATGCCGGCGCCAGcctgacccttgaccccgtCAGTCCCTTACTGATGGCGGTCCGGCAGGGCTCCGTCAGAAGCGTCTCCTTGCTGCTGGAGCGAGGGGCCGACGCCAACGCCAGGATCTCCTCTTTCACCACTTTCCCCACAGCTGTCGCCCTCTGCATGAACAATCGACCTCTTCTGAAGTGTCTTTTGGACCACGGCTGCGACGCCCTGTCCTGCTTCTCATGCACACGAGGACGTGCTCCTCACACGGGACCCGAAGAATCCCAGCCAGGAAACCTCAATGGCGGACATATTTTTCACAGCGTAAACTGCGGCGAGCCGCCAGGGAGGCCGATGCAG TTCTGCGAGTGGATCTCGACGGCGGACATGCGGCAGTGGGCAGGACcagtcctggagctgctgctgcagcacgtggCTCAGGTTCAGCTGTGCGGCaggctcctggagctgctggacagccGGGAAGAATGGCACGCCGTGAAGCGGACGACAC TGTCGCCCCGGACActgcagcacctctgcaggTTACAGATACGGACCCAGATGGGCAGATACAGACTGAAGTGGGTCAGGAGCCTGCCTCTGCCAGACAGACTGATCAGATACCTCAGCCTGGCTGAGTGA
- the LOC130539671 gene encoding ankyrin repeat and SOCS box protein 2-like isoform X1: protein MIKVCWNKVYAVESHQELKWVSRGALTYSWGSNREFSAGSGLSNRHRLFGERTPGRCWPLRLDHTSPAVMIAVSRSRSLYHRLNSDVKDTLAVFSLYGSDTSTVNLSRDDDDPLVCAIRRGDLKAFNDVATSAAHRLLKENKDGWMPLHDAAFCGQTECLKTILKAHPGLVDKRTLQEQTALLLAVSCEHLSCARCLLEGGADPDISSKNKETPLYKACELENMDMVRLILSYGATVNQRCAQGWTALHEAVSRDNTEICETLIRAGASINPPNTYSIAPLTVAAQRGQMRALCHLIEKGADVNAQACDGVTALYEASKNGHREAVSVLLSKNADANKSTTAGLLPLHAAAQHGDHQIVSLLVPVTSRARLRHSCVSPLHLAAERNRHAAAAVLLKTGADVNATLACSRSLLYADRRATALYIAVASGGTETAEVLLNAGASLTLDPVSPLLMAVRQGSVRSVSLLLERGADANARISSFTTFPTAVALCMNNRPLLKCLLDHGCDALSCFSCTRGRAPHTGPEESQPGNLNGGHIFHSVNCGEPPGRPMQFCEWISTADMRQWAGPVLELLLQHVAQVQLCGRLLELLDSREEWHAVKRTTLSPRTLQHLCRLQIRTQMGRYRLKWVRSLPLPDRLIRYLSLAE, encoded by the exons gatCTGGCCTGAGCAACCGCCACCGTTTGTTTGGAGAGAGGACCCCAGGACGCTGCTGGCCACTCCGGCTGGACCACACGTCTCCCGCTGTGATGATTGCAGTCAGCAGATCCAGGTCTCTGTACCACAGGCTGAACAGCGATGTTAAAGACACACTGGCTGTCTTCTCCCTTTATGGCTCAGACACCTCAACAGTAAATCTGTCCAG GGACGATGATGACCCGCTGGTCTGTGCCATCAGGCGGGGGGACCTGAAGGCTTTCAATGATGTGGCAACATCCGCCGCTCACCGCCTACTGAAGGAGAACAAAGATGGTTGGATGCCCTTGCATGATGCCGCCTTCTGTGGGCAGACAGAGTGTCTGAAGACAATCCTGAAGG CTCACCCAGGCTTGGTCGACAAGCGCACGCTGCAGGAGCAGACGGCGTTGCTGCTCGCAGTGTCATGTGAACACTTGTCATGTGCGCGGTGTCTTCTGGAGGGGGGCGCCGACCCCGACATTAGCAGCAAGAACAAAGAAACCCCTTTGTACAAAG CCTGTGAGCTGGAAAACATGGACATGGTGCGGCTGATTCTGTCGTACGGGGCTACTGTAAACCAACGCTGCGCGCAGGGTTGGACAGCCCTCCATGAGGCCGTGTCCAGGGACAACACAGAGATCTGTGAGACACTGATAAGAGCCGGAGCCTCAATCAACCCCCCCAATACCTACAGCATCGCGCCGCTCACTGTCGCCGctcagagaggacagatgagagcgCTGTGTCACCTCATTGAGAAAG GCGCAGACGTGAACGCGCAGGCATGTGATGGGGTCACGGCGCTGTATGAGGCCAGCAAAAACGGCCACAGGGAAGCCGTCTCGGTGTTGTTGTCCAAAAATGCGGACGCCAACAAATCCACCACGGCAGGACTGCTGCCGCTGCACGCTGCCGCCCAGCACGGAGACCACCA GATTGTGTCCCTGCTTGTCCCGGTGACAAGTCGAGCCAGGCTCCGCCACAGCTGCGTCAGCCCGCTCCACCTGGCAGCAGAGCGCAACAGGCACGCGGCGGCAGCTGTGCTGCTGAAGACAGGTGCGGACGTAAACGCCACGCTGGCCTGCAGCCGCTCCCTGCTGTACGCTGATCGGCGCGCCACGGCCCTCTACATCGCGGTCGCCAGCGGCGGCACAGAGACGGCAGAGGTGCTGCTGAATGCCGGCGCCAGcctgacccttgaccccgtCAGTCCCTTACTGATGGCGGTCCGGCAGGGCTCCGTCAGAAGCGTCTCCTTGCTGCTGGAGCGAGGGGCCGACGCCAACGCCAGGATCTCCTCTTTCACCACTTTCCCCACAGCTGTCGCCCTCTGCATGAACAATCGACCTCTTCTGAAGTGTCTTTTGGACCACGGCTGCGACGCCCTGTCCTGCTTCTCATGCACACGAGGACGTGCTCCTCACACGGGACCCGAAGAATCCCAGCCAGGAAACCTCAATGGCGGACATATTTTTCACAGCGTAAACTGCGGCGAGCCGCCAGGGAGGCCGATGCAG TTCTGCGAGTGGATCTCGACGGCGGACATGCGGCAGTGGGCAGGACcagtcctggagctgctgctgcagcacgtggCTCAGGTTCAGCTGTGCGGCaggctcctggagctgctggacagccGGGAAGAATGGCACGCCGTGAAGCGGACGACAC TGTCGCCCCGGACActgcagcacctctgcaggTTACAGATACGGACCCAGATGGGCAGATACAGACTGAAGTGGGTCAGGAGCCTGCCTCTGCCAGACAGACTGATCAGATACCTCAGCCTGGCTGAGTGA
- the LOC130539671 gene encoding ankyrin repeat and SOCS box protein 2-like isoform X3 — MDLCGSGLSNRHRLFGERTPGRCWPLRLDHTSPAVMIAVSRSRSLYHRLNSDVKDTLAVFSLYGSDTSTVNLSRDDDDPLVCAIRRGDLKAFNDVATSAAHRLLKENKDGWMPLHDAAFCGQTECLKTILKAHPGLVDKRTLQEQTALLLAVSCEHLSCARCLLEGGADPDISSKNKETPLYKACELENMDMVRLILSYGATVNQRCAQGWTALHEAVSRDNTEICETLIRAGASINPPNTYSIAPLTVAAQRGQMRALCHLIEKGADVNAQACDGVTALYEASKNGHREAVSVLLSKNADANKSTTAGLLPLHAAAQHGDHQIVSLLVPVTSRARLRHSCVSPLHLAAERNRHAAAAVLLKTGADVNATLACSRSLLYADRRATALYIAVASGGTETAEVLLNAGASLTLDPVSPLLMAVRQGSVRSVSLLLERGADANARISSFTTFPTAVALCMNNRPLLKCLLDHGCDALSCFSCTRGRAPHTGPEESQPGNLNGGHIFHSVNCGEPPGRPMQFCEWISTADMRQWAGPVLELLLQHVAQVQLCGRLLELLDSREEWHAVKRTTLSPRTLQHLCRLQIRTQMGRYRLKWVRSLPLPDRLIRYLSLAE, encoded by the exons ATGGACTTGTGTG gatCTGGCCTGAGCAACCGCCACCGTTTGTTTGGAGAGAGGACCCCAGGACGCTGCTGGCCACTCCGGCTGGACCACACGTCTCCCGCTGTGATGATTGCAGTCAGCAGATCCAGGTCTCTGTACCACAGGCTGAACAGCGATGTTAAAGACACACTGGCTGTCTTCTCCCTTTATGGCTCAGACACCTCAACAGTAAATCTGTCCAG GGACGATGATGACCCGCTGGTCTGTGCCATCAGGCGGGGGGACCTGAAGGCTTTCAATGATGTGGCAACATCCGCCGCTCACCGCCTACTGAAGGAGAACAAAGATGGTTGGATGCCCTTGCATGATGCCGCCTTCTGTGGGCAGACAGAGTGTCTGAAGACAATCCTGAAGG CTCACCCAGGCTTGGTCGACAAGCGCACGCTGCAGGAGCAGACGGCGTTGCTGCTCGCAGTGTCATGTGAACACTTGTCATGTGCGCGGTGTCTTCTGGAGGGGGGCGCCGACCCCGACATTAGCAGCAAGAACAAAGAAACCCCTTTGTACAAAG CCTGTGAGCTGGAAAACATGGACATGGTGCGGCTGATTCTGTCGTACGGGGCTACTGTAAACCAACGCTGCGCGCAGGGTTGGACAGCCCTCCATGAGGCCGTGTCCAGGGACAACACAGAGATCTGTGAGACACTGATAAGAGCCGGAGCCTCAATCAACCCCCCCAATACCTACAGCATCGCGCCGCTCACTGTCGCCGctcagagaggacagatgagagcgCTGTGTCACCTCATTGAGAAAG GCGCAGACGTGAACGCGCAGGCATGTGATGGGGTCACGGCGCTGTATGAGGCCAGCAAAAACGGCCACAGGGAAGCCGTCTCGGTGTTGTTGTCCAAAAATGCGGACGCCAACAAATCCACCACGGCAGGACTGCTGCCGCTGCACGCTGCCGCCCAGCACGGAGACCACCA GATTGTGTCCCTGCTTGTCCCGGTGACAAGTCGAGCCAGGCTCCGCCACAGCTGCGTCAGCCCGCTCCACCTGGCAGCAGAGCGCAACAGGCACGCGGCGGCAGCTGTGCTGCTGAAGACAGGTGCGGACGTAAACGCCACGCTGGCCTGCAGCCGCTCCCTGCTGTACGCTGATCGGCGCGCCACGGCCCTCTACATCGCGGTCGCCAGCGGCGGCACAGAGACGGCAGAGGTGCTGCTGAATGCCGGCGCCAGcctgacccttgaccccgtCAGTCCCTTACTGATGGCGGTCCGGCAGGGCTCCGTCAGAAGCGTCTCCTTGCTGCTGGAGCGAGGGGCCGACGCCAACGCCAGGATCTCCTCTTTCACCACTTTCCCCACAGCTGTCGCCCTCTGCATGAACAATCGACCTCTTCTGAAGTGTCTTTTGGACCACGGCTGCGACGCCCTGTCCTGCTTCTCATGCACACGAGGACGTGCTCCTCACACGGGACCCGAAGAATCCCAGCCAGGAAACCTCAATGGCGGACATATTTTTCACAGCGTAAACTGCGGCGAGCCGCCAGGGAGGCCGATGCAG TTCTGCGAGTGGATCTCGACGGCGGACATGCGGCAGTGGGCAGGACcagtcctggagctgctgctgcagcacgtggCTCAGGTTCAGCTGTGCGGCaggctcctggagctgctggacagccGGGAAGAATGGCACGCCGTGAAGCGGACGACAC TGTCGCCCCGGACActgcagcacctctgcaggTTACAGATACGGACCCAGATGGGCAGATACAGACTGAAGTGGGTCAGGAGCCTGCCTCTGCCAGACAGACTGATCAGATACCTCAGCCTGGCTGAGTGA